A window of Belonocnema kinseyi isolate 2016_QV_RU_SX_M_011 chromosome 9, B_treatae_v1, whole genome shotgun sequence contains these coding sequences:
- the LOC117180767 gene encoding splicing factor 45, which yields MSLYDDFDKQHRASDKVAGWSSGIKLLQSQLQLKKAATTQPKREQFRKASAVLAPVIDLKSKSRDIEREEDAPITSSLVSSANNSSIGVGGEFDWNVVNEYDPTWPNEYEKVVKELRDIRDREHDQESESRKRRRESSRFEDVQPPVGNNMMVAPERDEERTPTSRAMPGGAAIAPPPSLQESSDTPPPSPRQNSNLGYATSSVAAKIMAKYGFKEGQGLGKKEQGMSVALQVEKTSKRGGRIVSEREQLIMPPPPPIAVSPPPGQQQMPPPDEPSITEIMKSPSKVVLLRNMVGPGEVDEDLEPEVKDECNTKYGDVARVIIHEVREAPAEEAVRIFVEFKRIESAIKAVVDLNGRFFGGRNVKAGFYSVEKLNNLQLLD from the exons atgtCGTTATACGACGATTTTGACAAACAACATAGAGCCTCAGATAAAGTAGCTGGCTGGTCATCCGGTATAAAATTACTGCAGTCGCAGCTACAATTAAAAAAAGCGGCAACAACTCAG CCGAAAAGAGAGCAATTCAGAAAAGCGAGTGCAGTATTGGCACCGGTAATAGATTTGAAATCAAAATCGAGAGATATTGAAAGAGAGGAGGATGCTCCAATCACAAGTTCTCTTGTCAGTAGTGCAAACAACAGCAGCATCGGCGTCGGAGGCGAATTCGACTGGAATGTTGTTAACGAGTATGATCCAACCTGGCCTAATGAATACGAAAAAGTCGTCAAAGAATTGAGGGATATTCGGGACAGAGAGCATGATCAAGAGAGTGAATCTCGGAAACGAAGGAGAGAAAGCAGTCGATTCGAGGATGTTCAG CCCCCGGTGGGAAATAATATGATGGTGGCTCCCGAAAGAGACGAGGAACGAACTCCAACGTCGAGAGCGATGCCAGGCGGTGCAGCGATAGCGCCTCCTCCATCCTTGCAAGAATCATCAGACACGCCTCCACCATCTCCAAGGCAAAATAGCAATCTTGGTTACGCCACGTCGTCCGTGGCTGCAAAAATAATGGCCAAATATGGATTCAAGGAAGGCCAGGGTCTCGGGAAAAAGGAGCAGGGAATGTCAGTGGCGCTCCAAGTGGAAAAAACGAGCAAACGAGGCGGTAGAATTGTGAGCGAACGTGAACAACTCATTATGCCACCTCCACCTCCCATCGCGGTTTCGCCACCTCCAGGACAACAGCAAATGCCTCCTCCAGACGAGCCAAGCATCACCGAGATTATGAAGTCACCGAGCAAG gtTGTACTTTTGAGAAATATGGTTGGACCTGGGGAAGTTGACGAAGATCTGGAACCGGAAGTCAAGGACGAATGCAACACGAAATATGGCGATGTAGCGAGGGTGATAATTCATGAAGTGAGAGAGGCGCCTGCCGAGGAAGCTGTTCGAATATTCGTCGAGTTTAAGAGAATAGAAAGCGCCATCAAAGCTGTCGTTGATCTAAACGGACGATTTTTCGGCGGCAGGAATGTGAAAGCCGGGTTTTACTCTGTTGAAAAACTAAATAACCTTCAGTTGTTAGACTAA